A single window of Butyricicoccus intestinisimiae DNA harbors:
- a CDS encoding helix-turn-helix domain-containing protein, with protein MTLGNLIKKYRKEHSMSQQAFADLTGLSKAYISILERNFNPVNKKQPIPSVATIKSVATAMNTDFNDLIAILDPDTQVSINAEEHPQPSLPPDAIPYAPTQRIPILGRISAGLPLYADEQIEGYTYTDLNHGGEYFALRVHGDSMDALGIKEGYLVIVRRQDYVDNGTICVVLVGDNEATMKRFYQDGDTVTLMPQSTNPKHMPQIYNLKHTPIHIIGKVVKVEFTLD; from the coding sequence ATGACACTAGGTAATCTTATAAAGAAATATCGCAAAGAGCACTCCATGAGTCAACAAGCCTTTGCAGATTTAACAGGATTGAGCAAAGCATATATATCTATTTTAGAACGGAACTTCAATCCGGTTAACAAAAAACAACCTATTCCATCAGTAGCAACTATTAAAAGCGTGGCAACTGCTATGAATACGGACTTTAATGACCTCATTGCAATACTTGACCCAGATACTCAAGTATCTATAAATGCAGAGGAGCACCCACAGCCGTCCCTCCCACCCGACGCTATCCCCTACGCGCCGACGCAGCGCATTCCGATTCTGGGCAGGATTTCCGCGGGCTTGCCTCTATATGCCGATGAGCAGATAGAAGGCTACACATACACAGACTTAAATCATGGCGGCGAATATTTTGCTTTACGAGTGCATGGTGACAGTATGGACGCCTTGGGCATCAAAGAAGGGTATCTGGTTATTGTCAGACGGCAGGATTATGTAGATAACGGTACCATCTGTGTAGTTCTGGTCGGTGATAATGAAGCAACTATGAAGCGCTTCTATCAGGACGGCGATACGGTCACTCTCATGCCGCAATCAACAAATCCCAAGCATATGCCGCAGATTTATAATTTGAAGCATACGCCGATTCATATTATCGGCAAGGTTGTAAAAGTTGAATTCACGTTGGATTGA
- a CDS encoding phage replisome organizer N-terminal domain-containing protein — protein MSERRLYWLKLKESFFTDKAMKKLRRMAGGDTYTVIYLKMLLLGLKNNGRIYYDGVEDTFHEEIALELDEEPENVQFCMLFLEKNGLLEKVSETEAFLTETPELTISEAASTARSRRSRAKKALQCNSAATVTQQCCNKNATLDIEKDNKRKDNKRKDTDIEAYIAPSCETASEPAPAEPAVYTLPCIKNEVYPIVQSQIDSWAEAYPNVDIDLAIKQMVAWLDANPRKRKTRAGAPRFVNIWLGREQDSGKTPRRHEKDGGGTKLDDWEQDWLAEYRAMTKEQEEQNEQKAAAGEA, from the coding sequence ATGAGTGAAAGGCGACTGTACTGGCTCAAGCTCAAGGAAAGTTTTTTCACGGACAAGGCGATGAAAAAGCTGCGCCGCATGGCAGGTGGGGATACATACACTGTGATTTATCTCAAGATGTTGCTGCTCGGTTTGAAAAACAACGGTCGCATTTACTACGACGGCGTAGAAGATACGTTTCACGAGGAAATCGCGCTGGAGCTGGACGAAGAGCCGGAAAACGTACAATTCTGTATGCTGTTTCTCGAAAAGAACGGACTGCTTGAAAAAGTTTCGGAAACTGAGGCTTTTTTGACGGAAACGCCGGAATTAACTATCTCTGAAGCTGCATCTACCGCGCGCTCTAGGCGCAGTCGAGCAAAGAAAGCGTTGCAATGCAACAGTGCTGCAACAGTAACGCAACAGTGCTGCAACAAAAATGCGACGCTAGATATAGAGAAAGATAATAAGAGAAAAGATAATAAGAGAAAAGATACAGATATAGAAGCTTATATAGCTCCGAGCTGTGAAACAGCATCGGAACCAGCACCAGCCGAACCTGCTGTATACACACTGCCTTGTATCAAGAACGAGGTCTATCCTATCGTGCAAAGTCAGATTGATAGCTGGGCAGAGGCGTATCCAAATGTTGACATTGATCTGGCAATCAAGCAAATGGTTGCATGGTTGGACGCGAATCCGAGGAAACGGAAAACACGTGCAGGCGCTCCGCGGTTTGTGAACATCTGGCTGGGGAGAGAGCAGGATAGCGGCAAAACGCCACGACGTCACGAAAAGGACGGCGGCGGAACAAAGCTGGACGACTGGGAACAGGACTGGCTGGCAGAGTACAGAGCAATGACAAAGGAACAGGAGGAACAGAATGAACAGAAAGCAGCGGCGGGCGAAGCGTAA
- a CDS encoding DUF1064 domain-containing protein: MRAKYHNRKITRDGVTFDSRKEFRRYEELMLLQQAGEITNLRRQVKFVLIPTQREPSKIGTRGGVKKGKLLERECAYVADFVYSENGKIVVEDTKGLRTKEYIIKRKLMLYVHNIRIREV; the protein is encoded by the coding sequence TTGAGAGCTAAGTATCACAATCGAAAAATTACCCGCGACGGCGTGACCTTCGACAGCAGGAAGGAATTCCGCAGGTATGAGGAATTGATGCTGTTACAGCAAGCCGGAGAGATTACAAATCTCCGGCGGCAGGTCAAATTCGTACTCATCCCGACACAGCGCGAGCCGAGTAAAATCGGCACGCGCGGCGGGGTGAAAAAGGGCAAGCTGCTTGAGCGTGAATGCGCTTATGTTGCGGATTTTGTGTATTCAGAAAACGGCAAAATCGTCGTTGAGGACACAAAAGGTTTGCGCACGAAAGAGTATATAATAAAGCGCAAATTGATGCTTTATGTGCACAACATCCGCATCCGCGAGGTATAG
- a CDS encoding PH domain-containing protein, giving the protein MIDFSKSAVFKLTLDKKLDLGLVKDILVAGEEAYQTYTTVRDKVIFTNKRVIAINIQGFLGAKKDFTSLPYSKIQAFSVETAGTFDLDAELDLWFSSVGKVRFEFAANCNVQEINRVISEYVLNN; this is encoded by the coding sequence ATGATTGATTTCAGCAAATCAGCAGTCTTTAAGCTAACGTTGGACAAAAAATTGGATTTGGGGCTGGTAAAAGACATTCTTGTTGCCGGTGAGGAAGCGTATCAAACTTATACAACGGTGCGAGACAAGGTGATCTTCACAAATAAACGTGTTATTGCTATTAATATCCAAGGATTTCTTGGTGCAAAAAAGGATTTTACCTCTCTTCCGTATTCAAAAATCCAGGCATTTTCTGTAGAAACGGCCGGCACGTTTGATTTGGATGCCGAGCTTGATCTTTGGTTCTCTTCGGTCGGAAAGGTTCGGTTTGAATTCGCCGCGAACTGTAACGTTCAGGAAATCAATCGTGTTATCAGCGAGTACGTATTAAATAATTAA
- a CDS encoding helix-turn-helix domain-containing protein has product MKYMTVTDVKDRWGVSSDVVYDYIAAGRLKAVKFGRAWRIKQSDLETFERNKYTEDAAELRARRTGGFV; this is encoded by the coding sequence ATGAAATACATGACGGTGACTGACGTAAAAGACCGCTGGGGTGTCAGCAGTGACGTTGTGTACGACTATATCGCTGCTGGACGGCTCAAGGCGGTCAAATTCGGACGCGCTTGGCGTATCAAGCAGTCTGATTTGGAGACGTTTGAGCGCAACAAGTATACAGAGGACGCAGCGGAGCTTCGTGCGCGCAGAACAGGAGGCTTTGTGTAA
- a CDS encoding helix-turn-helix transcriptional regulator gives MNFKIREIRTGLKMTQEDLAHKSGVSRATISGLESGNIRVTTTETLRKIAIALGVQVSDLIFLE, from the coding sequence TTGAACTTTAAGATTCGTGAAATCCGTACAGGCTTGAAGATGACGCAGGAAGACTTGGCACACAAGTCTGGCGTATCGAGAGCGACAATTTCAGGGTTGGAAAGTGGCAATATTCGAGTTACCACAACGGAAACTCTGCGCAAGATTGCTATTGCACTCGGAGTACAAGTCAGTGATCTTATTTTTTTAGAATAA
- a CDS encoding NYN domain-containing protein, with protein sequence MQNLDLVTEISASPIHHEKSSTSTYTVISTVAFLIGVPEHIFENEHEAPDIAIYQKLKFNRNACIIRDLCMVRTAIIRNFKRVNQEVFHNYRLLSSLKEYIPVQCIHELGNWGINLLKKNTRLAQYIVDINKYISDRINNCKNLFPLWLEWRYIKDIFIMPDGLTETGTKQASDNYYASFDCYPYQTYINWVFFQNDGNILYNDKKFVTLLYRWHEDDFSDLNKVSNVDNTVKNNIYDFLSESRDTVIVVDCENSDPYDLCATLNDLEDYLRDKISKIMLFDDVHTSSAWKVLQEHTDIPIERIEVARLKEDKSLVDTHLTANVVREFYANHVDSFVIVASDSDYWSVISTLKEARFLVMVEHEKCSGKLKEALDDSGIFYCYIDDFYSGSGKDIKLTAMLTEMKRYLAAHIDLNVTDMMDHLYTSTRAVMSDTEKHQFYQKYVKSLSLVIGDDGTASIQIKGK encoded by the coding sequence ATGCAAAATCTTGACCTTGTTACAGAAATCTCGGCAAGCCCGATTCACCATGAAAAAAGCTCGACCAGTACCTATACCGTCATTTCAACTGTTGCTTTTTTAATCGGTGTTCCAGAACATATTTTTGAAAACGAACACGAAGCACCCGATATAGCCATTTACCAAAAATTAAAATTCAATCGAAATGCCTGTATCATTCGCGATCTATGTATGGTTCGAACCGCAATTATCCGCAATTTCAAGCGCGTGAACCAAGAGGTTTTTCACAATTATCGGCTGTTGTCTTCCCTAAAGGAATACATTCCGGTGCAGTGCATTCATGAGCTCGGCAATTGGGGCATCAATCTGTTAAAGAAAAATACACGTCTGGCGCAGTACATCGTAGACATCAATAAATATATTTCCGACCGTATCAACAACTGTAAAAATCTCTTTCCGCTCTGGCTGGAATGGCGTTATATCAAGGATATTTTTATCATGCCGGACGGCTTGACGGAAACCGGCACCAAACAGGCATCGGATAATTATTATGCGTCGTTTGACTGCTATCCGTATCAAACATATATCAACTGGGTATTTTTTCAAAATGACGGAAACATTTTGTATAATGATAAAAAGTTTGTTACGCTGCTGTATCGTTGGCATGAGGATGATTTTTCCGATTTGAACAAGGTATCCAACGTCGACAACACGGTCAAAAATAATATTTATGACTTTTTGTCGGAAAGCCGCGATACGGTTATTGTCGTTGACTGCGAAAATTCAGACCCCTACGATCTGTGCGCTACCCTGAACGATTTGGAAGATTATCTGCGGGATAAAATCTCAAAAATCATGCTGTTTGATGATGTACATACGTCTTCCGCTTGGAAGGTATTGCAGGAGCACACGGATATTCCCATTGAGCGCATCGAAGTTGCTCGGCTCAAGGAGGACAAATCGCTTGTCGATACACATTTGACTGCCAATGTGGTGCGCGAATTCTATGCCAACCATGTTGATTCGTTTGTCATTGTCGCCAGTGATTCGGACTATTGGAGCGTCATCAGCACATTGAAAGAAGCACGCTTTCTCGTCATGGTAGAGCACGAAAAATGCAGCGGCAAGCTGAAAGAAGCACTAGATGACAGCGGAATTTTCTATTGCTATATTGATGATTTCTATTCCGGCTCTGGCAAGGACATCAAGCTCACAGCCATGCTGACGGAAATGAAACGCTATCTGGCGGCACACATTGATCTGAATGTCACAGACATGATGGATCATCTATATACATCCACACGCGCAGTCATGTCGGACACGGAAAAGCATCAATTTTATCAAAAATACGTCAAATCGCTTTCTCTGGTCATTGGCGACGACGGCACAGCATCCATTCAAATCAAAGGGAAGTAA
- a CDS encoding recombinase RecT, producing the protein MAMEGKITKKQQAAAPAENRKKTMADYIKSMSGEIAKALPKTITAERFTRITLSALSSSPKLQQCTPSSFLAAMMTAAQLGVEPNTPLGQAYLVPYYSKGALECQFQIGYKGLIDLAYRSGEVQSIQAHEVHENDEFSYSFGLEPELHHVPAIRDRGAVIAYYAVWKGKDGGYGFEVMSREDVERHGRKFSKSFSSVPWKRNFDEMAKKTVLKRALKYAPMKTELTYAAVADETVKHGLSENMWEVETIPVDEETEETETDEVVSELDPDQVTIVES; encoded by the coding sequence ATGGCAATGGAAGGAAAAATTACGAAGAAGCAGCAGGCAGCTGCACCGGCAGAGAACCGTAAAAAGACGATGGCGGACTACATCAAAAGCATGTCCGGCGAAATCGCGAAGGCGCTGCCGAAGACTATCACAGCGGAACGCTTTACCCGCATCACGCTGTCCGCGCTGAGCAGCAGCCCGAAGCTGCAGCAGTGCACGCCGAGCAGCTTCTTGGCGGCGATGATGACCGCCGCACAGCTGGGTGTCGAGCCGAACACGCCGCTGGGACAGGCGTATCTGGTTCCGTATTACAGCAAAGGTGCGCTGGAGTGTCAGTTCCAGATTGGCTATAAAGGCTTGATTGACCTTGCGTATCGTTCCGGTGAGGTGCAGAGCATTCAGGCGCACGAAGTGCACGAAAACGACGAGTTTTCTTATTCCTTCGGCTTAGAGCCGGAGCTGCATCACGTGCCTGCCATCCGCGACCGCGGCGCAGTCATTGCCTACTACGCCGTCTGGAAGGGCAAGGACGGCGGCTATGGCTTTGAGGTCATGAGCCGCGAGGACGTAGAGCGGCACGGACGGAAGTTCTCAAAGAGCTTCTCGTCGGTTCCTTGGAAAAGGAACTTTGACGAGATGGCGAAGAAAACCGTGTTGAAAAGGGCGCTGAAATATGCGCCGATGAAAACCGAGCTGACCTATGCAGCTGTCGCAGACGAGACGGTAAAGCACGGGCTCTCCGAGAATATGTGGGAGGTTGAAACTATTCCGGTGGATGAAGAAACGGAAGAAACGGAGACTGACGAAGTGGTTTCCGAGCTCGATCCGGATCAGGTGACGATCGTTGAGAGCTAA
- a CDS encoding tyrosine-type recombinase/integrase, which yields MSYKYRQTFVVGNKPDGKPIRKEIRSNNKKEFDAKVRYYRNLYAKGVQVVGKGITVEQYAYAWLEKYKKPSVGVSQLRNYDILLRKHICPVVGHMDLRQVKAFHLQEVLDRSPARSQSSMDKLMGTLRQIFERAEIDGLIEVSPARKLVRPVCSAAETRRALTSQEISTFMQAARKHRGGLWVRLMLQCGLRRGEAVALRVEDINTADSLIHVVHSVEYASGNSGRIKDTKTSSSTRCVPLPDDLCADLLQYIESHNIRRGFVFRNANGSCMSETKIRRLWHSFMRTWDLTAGAKTYRNAVVNHAIDQSITPHYLRHTYATQLHRAGYDLKTAQYLLGHSDIRTTANIYSHIENDDAKRLAAQIDVTSIWNFE from the coding sequence GTGTCTTACAAATATAGGCAAACATTTGTAGTCGGCAATAAACCGGACGGAAAGCCGATCAGGAAGGAAATTCGCAGCAATAACAAAAAGGAATTTGACGCAAAGGTACGGTATTACCGAAATCTGTATGCAAAAGGCGTGCAAGTTGTAGGCAAAGGCATTACCGTGGAGCAGTACGCATATGCCTGGCTTGAAAAGTACAAAAAACCAAGTGTTGGCGTGTCACAGTTGCGGAACTATGACATTCTGCTTCGCAAACACATTTGTCCCGTCGTTGGCCACATGGATTTGCGGCAAGTCAAAGCGTTTCATTTGCAGGAGGTATTGGACCGTTCCCCCGCTCGCTCGCAGTCCAGCATGGATAAATTGATGGGCACCCTGCGGCAGATATTTGAACGAGCCGAAATCGACGGATTGATAGAAGTCTCTCCCGCCCGCAAGCTTGTGAGACCTGTTTGCAGCGCAGCAGAGACGCGCAGGGCGTTGACCTCACAAGAGATATCTACTTTCATGCAGGCAGCAAGAAAACACCGTGGCGGCTTGTGGGTGCGGCTTATGCTGCAGTGTGGCTTGCGCCGCGGCGAGGCGGTTGCTCTGCGCGTTGAGGACATCAACACGGCAGATTCGTTGATCCATGTCGTGCATTCTGTCGAATACGCATCCGGCAACAGCGGCCGGATAAAAGATACAAAAACATCAAGCAGCACACGCTGCGTTCCGCTGCCGGATGACCTCTGTGCCGATCTGCTGCAATACATCGAATCGCACAACATTCGTCGCGGCTTTGTTTTTCGCAACGCAAATGGAAGCTGCATGTCTGAGACGAAAATTCGGCGGCTCTGGCACAGTTTCATGCGGACGTGGGATTTGACAGCCGGCGCAAAGACATATCGTAACGCCGTTGTGAATCACGCTATTGACCAATCCATTACGCCGCATTATCTGCGACATACATATGCAACTCAGCTGCATCGTGCCGGATATGACCTGAAAACAGCACAATATTTACTAGGTCACTCAGATATTCGGACAACCGCAAATATTTACAGCCACATCGAAAACGATGATGCCAAGCGGCTTGCAGCACAGATTGATGTAACGTCAATCTGGAATTTTGAATAA
- a CDS encoding phage antirepressor KilAC domain-containing protein, with protein sequence MNEIININYSSDRPTVLGRELHDMLEVKTPYAKWFSRMCEYGFSENVDYMTVVKNVLRVDGTEMPQTQTDHQLTIPMAKEICMLQRTERGKECRQYFIRIEEEWNSPDAIMQRALQIANSRVEKLRGENQILLEQNTAMQPKALFADSVCASSTSILIGELAKILKQNGVATGQNKLFAWMRDNGYLIRRKGADYNMPTQRSMEMQLFEIKETVVTHADGHTSINKTTKVTGKGQVYFVNKLCAGV encoded by the coding sequence ATGAACGAGATCATCAACATCAACTACAGCAGCGACCGCCCGACTGTGTTGGGCAGAGAGCTGCACGATATGCTTGAGGTTAAGACACCGTATGCAAAATGGTTTAGCCGCATGTGTGAATATGGATTTTCTGAAAATGTCGATTACATGACGGTGGTCAAAAATGTCCTCCGTGTTGACGGCACAGAAATGCCACAGACGCAAACCGACCACCAGCTGACCATCCCGATGGCGAAAGAGATTTGCATGTTGCAGCGTACAGAACGCGGCAAGGAATGCCGACAGTACTTCATCCGGATTGAGGAGGAATGGAACAGTCCGGACGCGATCATGCAGAGAGCGTTGCAGATTGCGAACAGCCGCGTAGAAAAACTGAGGGGTGAGAACCAGATACTACTTGAGCAAAATACAGCCATGCAGCCGAAAGCACTGTTTGCCGATTCTGTGTGTGCGAGCAGCACATCTATCTTGATCGGCGAGCTGGCAAAGATTCTCAAGCAGAACGGCGTTGCAACCGGTCAAAACAAGCTGTTTGCATGGATGCGCGATAACGGCTATCTGATTCGCCGCAAGGGCGCAGACTACAACATGCCGACGCAGCGCAGCATGGAAATGCAGCTGTTTGAAATCAAAGAGACGGTCGTGACCCACGCAGACGGTCACACAAGCATCAACAAGACCACGAAAGTGACCGGAAAGGGTCAAGTCTACTTTGTGAATAAGCTGTGCGCAGGAGTGTGA
- a CDS encoding YqaJ viral recombinase family nuclease: MIRKISTANMTREEWLEARKHSVGGSEIGAILGLNRYQTALTVWSNKTGRLPDAEDNEAMRQGRDLEAYVAERFCELTGKRVKRNNYIMTNDDFPHLHANVDRLVIGEHAGLECKTASAYNEDKFQTDEFPDSYYAQCVSYMAVTGLPIWYLAVLVMGRAFKVYALVRAPSEFKKPEWCESITKVNEEEFAAIRETVQTFWRHVETDTPPAPDGSTTDKEALGKLYKDCDADAEVMLSKDLLREYEEAKDLLSRAEERKRGVENQIKAQMGECCTGYTDGWSVTWKPQQRNTFDRKAYEAACGTIDKKYFKTSSTRVLRVKKMED, translated from the coding sequence ATGATTCGTAAAATCAGCACCGCGAACATGACGCGGGAGGAATGGCTGGAAGCGCGAAAGCATAGTGTCGGCGGCTCTGAAATCGGCGCAATTTTAGGCTTGAACCGATACCAGACCGCGCTGACCGTCTGGTCAAACAAGACCGGACGGCTGCCGGACGCAGAGGACAACGAAGCGATGCGGCAGGGCAGAGACCTTGAAGCATATGTCGCTGAACGCTTCTGTGAGCTGACCGGAAAGAGGGTCAAGCGGAACAACTACATCATGACAAACGATGACTTTCCGCACTTGCACGCGAATGTTGACCGGTTGGTGATCGGAGAGCACGCCGGATTGGAGTGCAAGACGGCGAGCGCATACAACGAGGACAAGTTTCAGACTGACGAGTTCCCAGACAGCTACTATGCGCAATGTGTTTCCTATATGGCAGTAACCGGACTGCCGATCTGGTATCTCGCCGTGCTCGTGATGGGCAGAGCATTCAAGGTGTATGCTCTTGTCCGCGCTCCGAGCGAGTTTAAGAAGCCGGAATGGTGCGAAAGCATCACGAAGGTTAATGAGGAAGAATTTGCGGCAATCCGCGAGACCGTACAGACATTCTGGCGGCACGTAGAGACCGACACACCGCCCGCGCCGGACGGCAGCACGACAGACAAAGAAGCTCTCGGCAAGCTGTACAAGGACTGCGACGCGGACGCAGAGGTGATGCTGAGCAAAGACCTGCTGCGTGAATACGAGGAGGCAAAAGACCTCCTGAGCCGTGCAGAGGAGCGCAAACGCGGCGTCGAAAATCAAATCAAAGCGCAGATGGGCGAATGCTGCACCGGATACACGGACGGTTGGAGTGTCACGTGGAAGCCGCAGCAGCGCAACACCTTTGACCGCAAGGCATACGAAGCAGCCTGCGGAACGATTGACAAGAAATACTTTAAGACCAGCAGCACGCGGGTGCTGCGTGTGAAGAAAATGGAGGATTGA
- a CDS encoding AraC family transcriptional regulator: MTEKEVNIVTDETLREMKKHGTERFPFQYYQEHFNWNRLETVEWHWHSELEFVEILQGAIECHIGEEIIELREGDTFFINSGVIHKYQAPKVCREKQCMFSDILFLPEIIAPNSSLIYEKYIRPIVLYGKPFLVMRQTQAWEESVQNLYHHIVNVCLAEEDLTELRIQAGVSELWTRLFHYLYREESEQQENKNILAQARLRKMMQFIWDHFHEKITLDDIAASANISKSAALRCFRSGMQTSPVGYLNDFRLNRAKELLLTSHSTVSEIAVSVGFDNVGYFDRVFRRTFGLTPKQFAKQGGECV; encoded by the coding sequence TTGACGGAAAAAGAAGTCAATATTGTAACGGATGAAACGCTTCGTGAAATGAAGAAGCACGGAACAGAGCGGTTTCCGTTTCAATACTATCAAGAGCATTTCAATTGGAACCGGTTAGAAACGGTGGAGTGGCATTGGCATAGTGAGCTGGAGTTTGTAGAAATTTTGCAGGGGGCGATTGAATGCCACATCGGAGAGGAAATCATAGAGCTGCGAGAAGGAGATACTTTTTTTATCAACAGTGGTGTGATACATAAATATCAGGCGCCGAAGGTATGCAGAGAGAAGCAATGTATGTTTTCGGATATTTTGTTTCTGCCGGAAATCATCGCGCCGAATTCTTCTTTGATTTATGAAAAATATATTCGTCCCATTGTGCTGTATGGAAAACCATTTCTTGTCATGCGGCAGACGCAGGCGTGGGAAGAATCGGTTCAAAATCTATACCATCATATTGTAAATGTCTGCTTGGCCGAGGAGGATTTGACAGAATTGCGCATACAAGCGGGTGTTTCAGAGTTGTGGACGCGGTTGTTTCATTATTTGTATCGAGAAGAATCGGAACAGCAGGAAAACAAAAATATTTTGGCACAGGCGCGGCTGCGAAAGATGATGCAGTTTATTTGGGATCATTTTCATGAAAAAATCACGTTGGATGATATAGCGGCTTCTGCGAATATCAGCAAGAGCGCCGCGCTGCGTTGTTTTCGCTCGGGGATGCAGACATCGCCGGTCGGCTATTTGAACGATTTTCGTCTGAACCGTGCAAAGGAACTGTTATTGACCTCGCACAGCACAGTGTCAGAAATTGCGGTTTCTGTAGGATTTGACAATGTGGGATATTTTGACCGCGTATTCCGCCGTACATTTGGACTGACACCAAAACAATTTGCAAAGCAGGGCGGGGAGTGTGTGTGA
- a CDS encoding single-stranded DNA-binding protein, whose protein sequence is MLNKSILMGRLTRDPELKHTNSNLPVIRFSIAVDRNRTGQNGERQTDFIDIVAWRKTAEFVSQWFTKGQMIVVVGSIQSRRWQDKNGNNRTSIEVFADEVQFGDSKKTREGGTQQRQNNYQPYADPAPAQSYNVPAANDFSEISDDDGEVPF, encoded by the coding sequence ATGCTTAATAAGTCAATTCTGATGGGTCGCCTGACGCGCGATCCGGAACTCAAGCACACCAACAGTAATCTGCCGGTCATCCGCTTCTCTATTGCGGTTGACCGGAACAGAACTGGACAAAACGGAGAGCGACAGACGGATTTTATTGACATCGTCGCATGGCGAAAGACCGCAGAATTTGTTTCGCAGTGGTTCACCAAAGGGCAGATGATTGTTGTAGTGGGCAGCATCCAGTCCCGCCGCTGGCAGGACAAGAACGGCAACAACCGCACATCAATTGAAGTTTTCGCGGATGAGGTGCAGTTCGGGGACAGCAAGAAAACCCGCGAGGGCGGCACGCAGCAGCGGCAGAACAACTATCAGCCGTATGCCGATCCGGCACCGGCACAGAGCTACAATGTGCCCGCCGCGAACGACTTTTCGGAAATTTCGGACGATGACGGGGAGGTGCCGTTCTGA
- a CDS encoding Fic family protein: MHFEDKYHLTPQQSLFLAKKKWDENIYCGMKMENRAVTFPQTQTILNGVNVPNVQLDDIQAILNMRDAWKYLVKTIDAPVTLEYLCKLNEFIARNEALEWGVLRTGSVGISGTDYMPPVPVYEEVSDALHALINNTDMTATEKALEAFVWGARGQFFWDGNKRTSMTLANKILVSAGAGILTITDKHMEQFNTLLLQYYNTGSSADLKEFLYQHTIQGIEMQ; encoded by the coding sequence ATGCATTTTGAAGATAAATACCATCTGACGCCGCAGCAAAGCTTATTTCTCGCAAAAAAGAAGTGGGACGAAAACATTTACTGCGGTATGAAAATGGAAAACAGAGCGGTCACATTTCCGCAGACACAGACCATCTTGAACGGTGTCAATGTTCCGAATGTCCAGTTGGATGACATACAGGCGATTTTGAACATGCGTGATGCATGGAAGTACCTGGTCAAGACAATAGATGCGCCGGTCACGCTGGAATATCTGTGCAAGCTCAATGAATTCATTGCACGCAATGAAGCTCTGGAATGGGGCGTACTGCGCACCGGTTCCGTTGGAATCTCCGGTACAGATTATATGCCGCCTGTTCCTGTCTATGAGGAAGTGTCCGACGCACTTCATGCACTGATAAATAATACTGATATGACCGCCACAGAAAAAGCACTGGAGGCGTTCGTGTGGGGCGCACGCGGCCAATTCTTTTGGGATGGAAACAAGCGCACCAGCATGACCCTCGCAAACAAGATTCTTGTCTCTGCCGGTGCCGGTATCCTTACCATTACAGACAAGCACATGGAGCAGTTCAATACATTGCTGCTGCAATATTACAACACCGGCAGCAGCGCAGACTTGAAAGAATTTCTGTATCAGCACACAATACAAGGAATCGAAATGCAGTAA